A genome region from Nocardia sp. NBC_00565 includes the following:
- a CDS encoding N-acyl-D-amino-acid deacylase family protein, with protein MYDTIVKGGRWFDGAASPSAIRHLGIRDGSIAVISVEPLAESDCPNVIDAAGKWVLPGMIDIHTHYDVEVLERPELVESIRHGITTVLLGSCSLSTVHVGPSDAGDLFGRVEAIPREYVIAAMTETKSWTSAQDYVEALESLPLGPNLAAFIGHSDIRAAQMGLDRATRKEIRPTDAELDAMAAKLEEALDAGFVGMSSQQLLFDKLDGEVCRSRTLPSTYATTRERRRLNTILRRRGRALQGGPDVARPQSLVAMAASSLGIFRKPLKVSLLSAADIKAIPAVAHLFPLIARVLNRLGGDFRWQHLPVPFEVYSDGIDLPVFEEFGSGAAALHLSNQVDERRELLRDADYRRRFRKDYDKKFGPRVWHRDFFDAEIVECPDSAVLGKTFGQVGLDRGGLHPVDAFLDLVVEHGDKVRWRTTISNHRPRVLDKFAADPGVQLGFSDAGAHLRNMAFYNFGLRFLRRVHDAERAGRPFLSLERAVHRITGELADWYGIDAGHLRPGDRADLVVIDPAYLDETVEAYAESPIEPFDNLSRMVNRNDATVTAVLVGGEFVFGNGEPGPALGTRRTGRFLRAR; from the coding sequence ATGTACGACACCATCGTGAAGGGTGGGCGCTGGTTCGACGGCGCCGCCTCGCCCTCGGCCATCCGCCACCTGGGCATCCGGGACGGCAGCATCGCCGTCATCTCGGTCGAGCCGCTAGCGGAATCCGACTGTCCGAACGTCATCGACGCCGCCGGGAAGTGGGTGCTGCCCGGCATGATCGACATTCACACCCACTACGACGTCGAGGTGCTGGAGCGCCCGGAACTCGTGGAGTCGATCCGGCACGGCATAACCACCGTGCTGCTCGGCTCGTGCTCACTGTCTACGGTGCACGTCGGCCCGTCCGACGCTGGTGATCTATTCGGTCGGGTGGAGGCCATCCCGCGCGAATATGTGATCGCGGCGATGACCGAAACCAAGTCCTGGACCTCGGCACAGGACTACGTCGAGGCGCTGGAATCACTACCGCTCGGGCCGAACCTCGCCGCTTTCATCGGACACTCCGATATCCGCGCCGCCCAGATGGGCCTGGATCGCGCCACCCGCAAGGAGATTCGGCCCACCGACGCCGAACTCGACGCGATGGCGGCAAAACTCGAGGAGGCGCTCGACGCGGGCTTCGTCGGCATGTCCTCCCAGCAGCTGCTGTTCGACAAGCTCGACGGTGAGGTCTGCCGATCGCGCACCCTGCCCTCGACCTATGCGACCACCCGGGAGCGCCGCAGGCTCAACACGATTCTGCGTCGTCGCGGCCGCGCACTACAGGGCGGTCCGGATGTGGCCCGGCCGCAGAGCCTGGTCGCGATGGCGGCCAGCAGTCTCGGCATCTTCCGAAAGCCACTCAAGGTCAGTCTGCTCTCGGCGGCCGATATCAAGGCCATTCCCGCTGTCGCGCATCTCTTTCCGTTGATCGCCCGGGTGCTCAACCGGCTGGGCGGCGACTTCCGCTGGCAGCATCTGCCGGTGCCGTTCGAGGTGTACTCCGACGGTATCGATCTGCCGGTCTTCGAGGAGTTCGGTTCGGGCGCGGCCGCGCTGCATCTGTCCAATCAGGTGGATGAGCGCCGAGAGCTGTTGCGCGACGCGGACTATCGCCGCCGCTTCCGCAAGGACTACGACAAGAAGTTCGGGCCCCGGGTCTGGCATCGCGATTTCTTCGACGCCGAAATCGTCGAGTGTCCGGATTCCGCGGTGCTCGGCAAGACCTTCGGTCAGGTCGGTCTGGATCGCGGCGGGTTGCATCCGGTGGACGCGTTCCTCGACCTGGTCGTCGAGCACGGCGACAAAGTGCGCTGGCGGACAACGATTTCCAACCATCGTCCGCGAGTACTGGATAAGTTCGCCGCCGATCCCGGTGTGCAGCTGGGCTTCTCGGATGCGGGCGCGCATCTGCGCAATATGGCCTTCTACAACTTCGGGCTGCGCTTCCTGCGCCGCGTACACGATGCCGAGCGCGCGGGCCGACCGTTCCTGTCCCTGGAACGCGCCGTGCACCGCATCACCGGCGAACTCGCCGACTGGTACGGCATCGACGCGGGCCATCTGCGTCCCGGTGACCGAGCCGACCTGGTCGTCATCGATCCCGCGTACCTGGACGAGACCGTCGAGGCTTACGCCGAAAGTCCGATCGAACCGTTCGACAATCTCTCGCGGATGGTCAACCGCAATGACGCGACCGTCACCGCGGTACTCGTCGGCGGCGAATTCGTCTTCGGCAACGGCGAACCCGGTCCAGCACTCGGTACGCGTCGCACGGGTCGGTTCTTGCGCGCGCGGTAA
- a CDS encoding alpha/beta fold hydrolase — protein MASFEHRGRAVVYDQVGSGPPIVLLHNAGTQRHIWDDQIGELRHRHEVFALDLPGYGESEQPADGYRLADYVHMLEAFLAAHELADVVLVGNRLGSATSLRYTMTRPDNVRALVLCNPLTWQTVRAGRQAGLAWVDARLPLAPVARRLALPEAVVTRILADQLGEQGRRRMLHHSPRLMAHWSDKGRLLALHGLVQDFPTYADLDVFTPGPGFPPICTIWGSQNRILSARAGVKLDETLHTHTRIQLNDCGHLPMVEDPETVTSVITTFLAAPEVRPYSAAKRPVKP, from the coding sequence GTGGCGAGCTTCGAACATCGTGGCCGGGCCGTGGTCTACGACCAAGTCGGCAGCGGCCCGCCCATCGTCCTGCTGCACAACGCCGGCACCCAACGCCATATCTGGGACGATCAGATCGGGGAGTTACGACACCGGCACGAGGTCTTCGCGCTCGACCTGCCCGGTTACGGCGAATCCGAGCAGCCGGCGGACGGGTACCGGCTCGCCGACTACGTGCACATGCTCGAAGCCTTCCTCGCCGCGCACGAACTCGCGGATGTCGTCCTGGTCGGGAACCGCCTCGGGTCGGCCACCTCGCTGCGGTACACGATGACGCGTCCGGACAACGTCCGCGCGCTCGTGCTGTGCAACCCGCTGACCTGGCAAACCGTCCGCGCCGGACGCCAAGCCGGACTGGCCTGGGTCGATGCCAGGCTGCCGCTGGCCCCCGTGGCCCGCCGACTGGCCCTGCCCGAGGCCGTCGTGACCCGGATCCTCGCCGATCAACTCGGCGAGCAGGGTCGGCGGCGCATGCTGCACCACTCGCCGCGCCTCATGGCGCACTGGAGCGATAAGGGTCGGCTGCTCGCGCTGCACGGCCTGGTGCAGGACTTTCCGACCTACGCCGACCTCGACGTGTTCACCCCGGGCCCCGGGTTCCCGCCGATCTGCACCATCTGGGGCTCACAGAACCGCATCCTGTCGGCCCGCGCGGGCGTTAAACTCGACGAGACCCTGCACACGCACACCCGGATCCAGCTGAACGATTGCGGCCATCTGCCGATGGTGGAGGATCCCGAAACCGTGACGAGCGTCATCACCACCTTCTTGGCCGCACCGGAGGTACGGCCATATAGCGCGGCAAAACGACCGGTCAAGCCCTGA
- a CDS encoding DoxX family protein, whose protein sequence is MLLRRFARPLLATAFVADGVDALVHPEPRTQAATALVQQGQQSLPDSVAVKLPSDPGMVVRVTAITQVSAGVLLAFGKVPRLASLVLAATVIPATVTEQDFWAEKDPERKAAKRTAFLKDVSLLGGLMIASADTGGKPSLGWRGRRAASDATAAVSAALPFATAADSPTGEALRRHAYDAAVRARELGDVAAAVAQERGAEIAETVREHGPEWAEFAKGRGAKLAEKAAELAEIARERGPEVASAARERGAELAEKAQHRGTDLAGRAQHRGAELAEIAQHRGAELAERAQHRGTELAEIAQHRGAELAERAQHRGAELAEIAKERGPELASTARERGAELTEQAHKRGTRLAAKAERRAKKAQPRVDRALRRLDKAQERVAQAQERIADARTRVEARRR, encoded by the coding sequence ATGCTGCTACGCCGATTTGCCCGACCACTGCTGGCGACCGCGTTCGTCGCCGATGGTGTCGACGCGCTGGTCCACCCCGAACCGCGCACCCAAGCCGCGACCGCGCTGGTCCAGCAGGGCCAGCAATCGCTGCCCGACAGTGTCGCCGTGAAACTGCCATCGGATCCGGGGATGGTCGTGCGGGTCACCGCGATCACCCAGGTCTCGGCCGGTGTGCTGCTGGCATTCGGCAAGGTGCCGCGGCTCGCCTCGCTCGTCCTCGCCGCGACTGTCATCCCCGCCACGGTCACCGAACAGGACTTCTGGGCGGAGAAGGATCCGGAGCGCAAGGCGGCCAAACGCACCGCCTTCCTCAAGGATGTGAGCCTGCTCGGCGGTCTGATGATCGCCAGCGCGGATACCGGAGGTAAACCGTCGCTCGGCTGGCGGGGGCGACGGGCCGCGAGCGATGCGACCGCAGCGGTCTCGGCGGCTTTGCCGTTCGCGACGGCGGCGGATTCGCCGACGGGCGAGGCACTGCGCCGACATGCGTACGACGCCGCGGTCCGCGCACGTGAACTCGGCGATGTCGCCGCGGCGGTCGCGCAGGAGCGCGGTGCCGAAATAGCCGAGACGGTCCGGGAACACGGCCCGGAATGGGCCGAGTTCGCCAAGGGACGTGGCGCGAAGCTGGCCGAGAAGGCGGCGGAACTCGCCGAGATTGCCAGGGAACGCGGGCCCGAAGTCGCCTCGGCGGCACGGGAACGCGGCGCGGAACTCGCTGAAAAGGCCCAGCACCGCGGTACGGATCTCGCCGGACGGGCGCAGCACCGTGGCGCGGAACTCGCCGAAATCGCCCAGCACCGTGGCGCGGAACTGGCCGAACGAGCGCAGCACCGTGGTACGGAACTCGCCGAAATCGCCCAGCACCGTGGCGCGGAACTGGCCGAACGAGCGCAGCACCGTGGCGCGGAACTGGCTGAAATCGCTAAAGAGCGTGGGCCGGAGCTGGCCTCGACCGCTCGCGAACGCGGTGCGGAGCTCACCGAGCAGGCGCACAAGCGTGGCACTCGCCTTGCCGCGAAGGCCGAGCGGCGGGCGAAAAAAGCACAGCCGCGGGTCGATAGGGCCCTGCGCCGCCTCGACAAAGCCCAGGAACGTGTCGCGCAAGCGCAGGAACGGATTGCCGACGCCCGTACTCGCGTGGAGGCACGGCGCCGCTGA
- a CDS encoding STAS domain-containing protein, with the protein MSTHFAAYPAGRPADRDGPEHGERVDLSTMPGARIIQFAVSHPRGDVTLIVVAGEIDLCTAPRLRDMLLRAYGSRVSTMVVDLSPVTFFAAAGLTTLIEAQAAAEQAAGRMVLITTVRCVDRVIEITGLSTTFRRVGSLAAALAETATGCEAGV; encoded by the coding sequence ATGTCCACCCACTTCGCCGCTTACCCGGCAGGTCGACCCGCCGACCGTGACGGACCGGAACACGGTGAGCGCGTCGATCTTTCGACCATGCCCGGTGCCCGGATCATTCAGTTCGCGGTCAGCCACCCGCGTGGTGACGTGACGCTCATTGTCGTCGCGGGTGAAATCGATCTGTGTACCGCGCCGCGTCTGCGAGACATGTTGTTGCGCGCGTACGGTTCTCGGGTCTCGACCATGGTCGTCGATCTCTCGCCGGTCACCTTCTTCGCCGCCGCCGGGCTGACGACGCTGATCGAGGCCCAGGCGGCGGCGGAACAGGCCGCCGGCCGAATGGTATTGATCACGACGGTGCGCTGTGTCGATCGCGTCATCGAGATCACGGGGTTGTCCACGACTTTCCGCCGCGTCGGCTCGCTGGCCGCGGCGCTCGCCGAAACCGCGACCGGGTGTGAAGCCGGGGTATAG
- a CDS encoding MerR family transcriptional regulator, which translates to MKSRNLPRVRTSDVAQRAGYSVQQVRNLERDGVLPLATRSPTGYRIYDESHVRSAQAYRALAAGTGPTDAKKIMRAAHAGSGLFALMDAAHARLDRERRDLALARAAARAITDEPIDDVRPSDAMSISELASALGVRTSTLRHWDAVGLVTPGRATTGTARSYPPDDVRDARIVHQLRLAGYRIPQLQALMPQLRAARRWDDVMAGLAARDASIEARSRALLAAAAALGALISL; encoded by the coding sequence GTGAAAAGTCGCAACTTGCCACGCGTCCGCACCAGCGACGTCGCGCAACGTGCCGGATACTCCGTGCAGCAGGTGCGCAATCTCGAGCGCGATGGCGTGCTGCCGCTGGCAACGCGCAGTCCTACCGGTTACCGGATCTATGACGAATCCCATGTGCGTTCCGCGCAGGCCTATCGAGCTCTGGCGGCGGGCACCGGTCCGACCGACGCCAAGAAGATCATGCGCGCCGCGCACGCGGGCTCGGGCCTGTTCGCCCTCATGGACGCGGCACACGCTCGATTGGACCGGGAGCGCCGCGATCTCGCGTTGGCCAGGGCCGCCGCCAGGGCGATCACCGACGAGCCCATCGATGATGTGCGGCCATCGGATGCGATGAGCATTTCCGAGTTGGCGAGCGCGCTCGGCGTGCGCACCTCGACACTGCGGCACTGGGACGCCGTCGGGCTGGTCACGCCCGGTCGAGCCACCACAGGGACAGCGCGCAGCTACCCACCCGACGACGTGCGCGATGCACGGATCGTGCACCAACTGCGCTTGGCCGGATACCGTATCCCGCAACTCCAGGCGCTGATGCCGCAACTGCGAGCTGCACGCCGCTGGGACGATGTGATGGCCGGCCTGGCCGCCCGCGACGCGAGCATCGAAGCCCGCTCCAGGGCCCTCCTCGCGGCGGCCGCCGCCCTCGGCGCACTGATCTCCCTGTAG
- a CDS encoding DUF6194 family protein gives MSIDEIIEFIETLGGVLTLRPEPGDGSPEIAWGDTFFYYAPDGKVPTTTQPFATIVTKDYPDDDGSRLDRPGAFRLNISAGKDAFIRFTGHDPRTPVSGADPSMVDTVLAHPVYGSAGWLAVVNPDTRTADSVRELLRTAHDRACARYQRRAGSQAH, from the coding sequence ATGAGCATCGACGAGATCATTGAGTTCATCGAGACCCTCGGCGGGGTGCTGACGCTGCGGCCCGAGCCCGGCGACGGTTCACCCGAAATCGCTTGGGGGGACACGTTTTTCTACTACGCACCCGATGGCAAGGTCCCGACCACGACCCAACCGTTCGCGACGATCGTGACCAAGGACTACCCCGATGACGACGGATCCCGGCTCGACCGACCCGGCGCCTTCCGCCTGAACATCAGCGCCGGCAAGGACGCCTTCATCCGGTTTACCGGCCACGATCCCCGCACGCCGGTCAGCGGCGCTGACCCGAGCATGGTCGACACCGTGCTGGCGCACCCCGTCTATGGGAGCGCAGGGTGGCTGGCCGTGGTGAACCCGGACACGCGGACCGCGGACTCGGTCCGGGAGTTGCTGCGCACGGCCCATGACCGCGCCTGTGCGCGCTACCAGCGCCGCGCCGGATCACAAGCGCACTGA